A portion of the Streptococcus urinalis 2285-97 genome contains these proteins:
- a CDS encoding helix-turn-helix domain-containing protein, which produces MFSKKLKELRINNKLSQKQIAEQMNISQQAYAKWESGKNSPSLATLEKVANFFNLSIEELLSDGTVSLDNLLKAETITYQGKTLSEEDAFKVKEVLNIVISTIK; this is translated from the coding sequence ATGTTTTCCAAAAAACTAAAAGAATTAAGAATTAACAACAAGCTCTCTCAAAAACAAATAGCTGAACAAATGAATATTTCTCAACAAGCTTATGCAAAATGGGAAAGTGGAAAAAATTCTCCATCTCTCGCAACACTTGAGAAAGTTGCAAATTTCTTCAATTTATCTATTGAAGAATTACTATCTGATGGTACTGTTAGTCTTGACAACTTATTAAAAGCTGAAACTATTACTTATCAAGGAAAAACACTATCAGAAGAAGATGCCTTTAAAGTAAAAGAAGTTTTGAACATTGTCATTAGTACAATCAAATAA
- a CDS encoding helix-turn-helix domain-containing protein, with protein sequence MFSERLKSLRKEAKLTQKDIASQFGFSQPAYQQWESGKKKPSAETLEKFASFFNVSTDYLLGNTNKKNANDLDIEKVKESLKKSLGYNGTSDIPEDELESMAQAFIEHFKNQ encoded by the coding sequence ATGTTCTCAGAACGCTTAAAATCGCTTCGGAAAGAAGCTAAATTAACTCAAAAAGATATAGCTTCTCAATTTGGATTTTCTCAACCTGCTTACCAACAATGGGAAAGTGGGAAAAAAAAACCAAGTGCAGAAACGCTTGAAAAATTCGCTTCCTTCTTTAATGTCTCTACCGATTATTTATTAGGAAATACAAATAAAAAAAATGCCAACGATTTAGACATTGAAAAAGTAAAAGAGAGCCTAAAAAAATCTCTTGGTTACAATGGAACTTCTGATATTCCTGAAGATGAGCTAGAAAGTATGGCACAAGCTTTTATTGAACACTTTAAAAATCAATAA
- a CDS encoding ImmA/IrrE family metallo-endopeptidase: MDLSTVIKKTEDLGITILFCNMPKTKGRYDNTLEKPCIYVDKSLSDIEKINIILHEKMHFTKNDQSNCLSYISSYSHHIENQAEKDRILDFMNLINEEYPIDESFNYINYMKNACVPEKYETYIKNLAKEFYLRNHRKES; this comes from the coding sequence ATGGATTTATCAACTGTAATTAAAAAAACGGAAGATTTAGGAATTACTATCTTATTTTGTAATATGCCAAAAACCAAAGGAAGATATGATAACACACTTGAAAAGCCTTGTATTTATGTCGACAAAAGTCTTTCAGATATAGAAAAAATTAACATCATTCTTCATGAAAAAATGCACTTTACAAAAAATGATCAGAGTAACTGCTTATCTTATATTTCTTCATATTCACATCATATCGAAAATCAAGCTGAAAAAGACCGCATATTAGATTTTATGAATCTAATTAACGAAGAATATCCGATTGATGAATCTTTTAACTATATCAACTATATGAAAAATGCTTGTGTACCTGAAAAGTATGAAACTTATATCAAAAATCTTGCTAAAGAATTTTATCTAAGAAATCACAGAAAAGAGAGCTAG
- a CDS encoding type II toxin-antitoxin system RelB/DinJ family antitoxin, translated as MSTVAVRVDAQLKDEATKLFQSLGLDMSTAVKMFLIQSVKTQSIPFEIKNKSFISDEEFQKLVELNSKGIRVRADDPESVKEFFGDEDFSEYEEYFK; from the coding sequence ATGTCAACAGTAGCAGTAAGAGTTGATGCTCAGTTAAAAGATGAAGCAACAAAGCTTTTTCAATCTTTAGGTTTAGATATGAGTACAGCTGTAAAAATGTTTTTAATTCAATCGGTTAAAACTCAAAGTATTCCATTTGAGATAAAAAATAAGTCATTTATTTCTGATGAGGAATTTCAAAAATTAGTAGAATTAAACTCTAAAGGAATTAGAGTTAGAGCTGATGATCCGGAAAGTGTAAAAGAATTTTTTGGTGATGAGGATTTTTCAGAATATGAGGAATATTTTAAATGA
- the cfb gene encoding CAMP factor pore-forming toxin Cfb-II, which translates to MAKKQVVYFSIAILTGVALFSPAILEVHADQATNHVVVSQVNNQQQIKQKLDQDSVQLNTIKNQVQGTDYEKPVDTAINAVDKMKSSLGGNPATIYDLGSIGPRIEAITDVIEAINFSTHNLTNKVSQANVDMGFGITKLVIRIADPFASVDSIKAQVAEVKQLEQKVMTYPDLKPTDKATIYTKSKLDKAIWDIRVQRDQKVLNKKSFDVYNALNKAITHAVGVQLNPNVTVQEVDQEIVNLQMALQTALK; encoded by the coding sequence ATGGCAAAGAAACAAGTAGTCTATTTTTCCATAGCTATTTTGACAGGAGTTGCATTGTTTTCTCCAGCGATTTTGGAAGTTCATGCTGATCAAGCTACTAATCATGTCGTAGTTAGTCAAGTTAATAATCAACAACAAATAAAACAAAAACTTGATCAAGATAGTGTTCAATTGAATACTATTAAAAATCAAGTTCAAGGCACAGATTATGAAAAACCTGTAGATACTGCTATAAATGCTGTTGATAAGATGAAGTCTTCTTTAGGTGGTAATCCAGCGACAATCTACGATCTTGGTTCTATTGGTCCACGTATAGAAGCTATCACAGATGTTATTGAAGCAATTAATTTTTCAACACATAACTTGACTAACAAAGTTAGTCAAGCTAATGTTGACATGGGATTCGGAATAACTAAATTAGTTATTCGTATTGCTGATCCATTTGCATCTGTTGATTCTATAAAAGCACAAGTAGCAGAAGTGAAGCAATTAGAACAAAAAGTAATGACTTATCCAGATTTGAAGCCAACAGATAAAGCAACTATTTATACTAAGTCAAAACTGGACAAAGCAATTTGGGATATTCGTGTACAAAGAGACCAAAAAGTTTTAAACAAGAAAAGTTTTGATGTTTATAATGCTTTAAATAAAGCTATCACACATGCAGTAGGCGTCCAATTAAATCCTAATGTAACCGTTCAAGAAGTGGATCAAGAGATTGTGAACCTACAAATGGCACTTCAAACTGCTTTGAAATGA
- a CDS encoding ISL3 family transposase, whose amino-acid sequence MSDLLSLPDIKTIEPPQENETDMMFKVEAVGPPERCPECGFDKLYKHSSRNQLIMDLPIRLKRVGLHLNRRRYKCRECGSTISVDEKRSMTKRLLKSIQEQSMSKTFVEVAESVGVDEKTIRNVFKDYVALKEREYQFETPKWLGIDEIHIIRRPRLVLTNIERRTIYDIKPNRNKETVIQRLSEISDRTYIEYVTMDMWKPYKDAVNTILPQAKVVVDKFHVVRMANQALDNVRKSLKAHMSQKERRTLMRERFILLKRKHDLNERESFLLDTWLGNLPALKEAYELKEEFYWIWDTPDPDEGHLRYSQWRHRCMSSNSKDAYKDLVRAVDNWHVEIFNYFDKRLTNAYTESINSIIRQVERMGRGYSFDALRAKILFNEKLHKKRKPRFNSSAFNKAMLYDTFNWYEVNDHDITDNLGVDFSTLIKNLEKGDL is encoded by the coding sequence ATGTCAGACTTATTATCCCTACCAGACATTAAAACAATAGAACCGCCACAAGAAAATGAAACCGATATGATGTTTAAAGTTGAAGCAGTCGGACCACCTGAACGTTGTCCTGAATGTGGTTTTGACAAGTTGTACAAACACAGTTCAAGAAATCAACTAATTATGGATTTGCCCATTCGTTTAAAGCGAGTGGGCTTACATTTGAACCGTAGACGATACAAGTGTCGTGAATGCGGATCTACCATATCTGTAGATGAAAAGCGTAGTATGACCAAAAGGCTTTTAAAGTCCATTCAAGAGCAATCCATGTCTAAGACCTTTGTAGAAGTCGCAGAAAGCGTTGGTGTTGACGAGAAAACCATTAGGAACGTTTTTAAGGACTATGTGGCACTCAAAGAACGTGAATACCAGTTTGAAACTCCTAAGTGGCTTGGGATAGACGAGATACATATTATCCGTAGACCTCGGCTTGTATTGACTAATATTGAACGCAGGACTATTTATGACATCAAGCCTAACCGTAACAAGGAAACAGTCATCCAACGTCTTTCAGAAATCAGTGACAGGACTTACATTGAGTACGTCACAATGGATATGTGGAAGCCCTACAAAGACGCAGTGAACACTATCCTTCCACAAGCTAAAGTTGTCGTAGATAAGTTTCATGTAGTTAGAATGGCTAATCAAGCCTTAGATAACGTCAGAAAGTCTTTGAAAGCCCATATGAGCCAAAAAGAAAGACGTACCCTTATGCGTGAAAGGTTTATCCTTCTAAAGCGTAAACACGATCTAAATGAACGTGAATCATTCCTCTTAGATACTTGGTTAGGTAATCTTCCTGCTTTAAAAGAAGCCTATGAACTCAAAGAAGAGTTTTACTGGATATGGGATACTCCTGATCCAGATGAAGGTCATCTTCGTTATAGTCAATGGAGACACCGTTGTATGTCCAGCAACTCTAAAGACGCATATAAAGACCTCGTGAGAGCCGTAGACAACTGGCATGTTGAAATATTCAACTACTTTGATAAAAGGCTCACTAATGCTTATACGGAGTCAATTAACAGCATTATTAGGCAGGTAGAGCGAATGGGTAGAGGTTACTCGTTTGATGCCTTACGAGCCAAAATCCTTTTCAATGAGAAGCTCCATAAAAAGCGTAAGCCACGATTTAATTCAAGTGCTTTCAATAAAGCTATGTTATACGATACTTTCAATTGGTATGAAGTGAATGATCACGACATTACAGACAACTTAGGTGTCGATTTTTCCACACTTATTAAGAATTTGGAGAAGGGTGATTTATAA
- the merA gene encoding mercury(II) reductase, with translation MNKFKVNISGMTCTGCEKHVESALEKIGAKNIESSYRRGEAVFELPDDIEVESAIKAIDEANYQAGEIEEVSSLENVALINEDNYDLLIIGSGAAAFSSAIKAIEYGAKVGMIERGTVGGTCVNIGCVPSKTLLRAGKINHLSKDNPFIGLQTSAGEVDLASLITQKDKLVSELRNQKYMDLIDEYNFDLIKGEAKFVDASTVEVNGTKLSAKRFLIATGASPSLPQISGLEKMDYLTSTTLLELKKIPKRLTVIGSGYIGMELGQLFHHLGSEITLMQRSERLLKEYDPEISESVEKALIEQGINLVKGATFERVEQSGEIKRVYVTVNGSREVIESDQLLVATGRKPNTDSLNLSAAGVETGKNNEILINDFGQTSNEKIYAAGDVTLGPQFVYVAAYEGGIITDNAIGGLNKKIDLSVVPAVTFTNPTVATVGLTEEQAKEKGYDVKTSVLPLGAVPRAIVNRETTGVFKLVADAETLKVLGVHIVSENAGDVIYAASLAVKFGLTIEDLTETLAPYLTMAEGLKLVALTFDKDISKLSCCAG, from the coding sequence ATGAATAAATTTAAGGTAAACATTTCAGGAATGACTTGTACGGGTTGTGAAAAACACGTAGAATCAGCACTTGAAAAGATAGGTGCTAAAAATATTGAGTCTAGTTATCGTCGTGGTGAAGCAGTATTTGAACTGCCCGATGATATTGAGGTTGAAAGTGCAATAAAGGCGATTGATGAAGCAAATTACCAAGCCGGAGAAATTGAAGAAGTATCATCACTAGAAAACGTGGCGTTAATTAATGAAGACAATTATGACCTTCTTATTATTGGTTCTGGTGCTGCTGCCTTTTCTTCGGCAATTAAAGCTATAGAATACGGTGCAAAAGTTGGAATGATTGAGCGTGGAACGGTTGGGGGAACCTGTGTGAATATTGGCTGTGTTCCGTCAAAAACTCTTCTTAGGGCAGGGAAAATCAATCATTTATCAAAAGACAATCCGTTTATAGGTTTACAAACATCCGCTGGAGAAGTGGATTTAGCTAGTTTAATCACGCAAAAGGATAAATTGGTGAGCGAACTTCGGAATCAAAAATATATGGATTTAATTGATGAATATAATTTTGATTTAATTAAAGGTGAAGCAAAATTCGTTGATGCTAGTACGGTTGAGGTCAATGGGACAAAGTTATCTGCAAAACGCTTTTTAATTGCAACAGGTGCATCGCCTTCGTTGCCCCAAATTTCAGGACTTGAAAAAATGGACTATTTAACTAGTACAACACTTCTTGAGTTAAAGAAAATACCAAAACGATTAACTGTAATTGGTTCAGGATACATTGGAATGGAGCTTGGACAACTATTTCATCATTTAGGTTCAGAAATAACGCTTATGCAAAGAAGTGAGCGACTTTTAAAGGAGTATGATCCTGAGATTTCAGAGTCAGTTGAAAAAGCGTTAATTGAACAGGGTATAAACCTTGTCAAAGGGGCAACTTTTGAGCGTGTTGAACAAAGTGGAGAGATAAAAAGGGTTTACGTAACAGTAAATGGCAGTAGAGAAGTCATTGAATCAGATCAGTTACTTGTTGCCACTGGAAGAAAACCAAATACGGATTCTTTAAATTTAAGTGCAGCAGGTGTTGAAACTGGAAAAAATAATGAAATCCTGATCAATGATTTTGGTCAAACAAGTAATGAAAAGATTTATGCAGCAGGAGATGTGACTTTAGGACCACAATTTGTATATGTAGCAGCCTATGAAGGTGGAATTATTACTGATAATGCTATTGGTGGATTAAACAAAAAAATAGATTTATCGGTAGTTCCTGCTGTTACGTTTACGAATCCGACGGTTGCAACGGTTGGTTTAACAGAAGAACAAGCAAAAGAGAAAGGGTATGATGTGAAGACATCTGTATTACCTTTAGGTGCTGTTCCAAGAGCAATTGTAAACCGTGAAACAACCGGTGTATTTAAACTAGTAGCAGATGCAGAAACACTAAAAGTATTAGGGGTTCATATTGTATCTGAAAATGCAGGAGATGTCATCTATGCAGCATCATTAGCTGTTAAATTTGGCTTAACGATAGAAGATTTAACAGAAACCCTAGCACCATATTTAACAATGGCTGAAGGGCTAAAATTAGTTGCACTTACGTTCGATAAAGATATTTCGAAATTATCTTGTTGTGCAGGCTAA
- the merR gene encoding Hg(II)-responsive transcriptional regulator codes for MIYRISEFADKCGVNKETIRYYERKNLLQEPHRTEAGYRIYSYDDVKRVGFIKRIQELGFSLSEIYKLLGVVDKDEVRCQDMFEFVSKKQKEVQKQIEDLKRIETMLDDLKQRCPDEKKLHSCPIIETLT; via the coding sequence ATGATTTATCGCATTAGTGAGTTTGCAGATAAATGTGGAGTTAATAAAGAAACGATCAGATATTACGAGCGAAAAAATTTATTACAAGAACCTCACCGAACGGAAGCTGGTTATCGGATATATTCATATGATGACGTTAAGCGTGTTGGGTTTATTAAACGAATACAGGAACTTGGTTTCTCTTTAAGCGAGATTTATAAATTACTTGGTGTTGTAGATAAAGATGAAGTTCGTTGTCAAGATATGTTCGAATTTGTTTCTAAAAAACAAAAGGAAGTGCAAAAACAAATAGAGGATTTAAAACGAATTGAAACTATGTTAGACGACTTAAAACAACGATGTCCAGATGAAAAGAAATTACATTCGTGTCCAATAATAGAAACATTAACATGA
- a CDS encoding Nramp family divalent metal transporter: MNLQKNDKTNSFIHYANGPSLEEINGTIEVPKDLSFFKTLLAYSGPGALVAVGYMDPGNWSTSITGGQNFQYLLISIILMSSLIAMLLQYMSAKLGIVTQMDLAQAIRARTSKQLGIVLWILTELAIMATDIAEVIGGAIALYLLFHIPLAIAVFITVFDVLLLLLLTKIGVRKIEALVVALILVIFLVFAYQVALSHPIWTDIFKGLVPTSEAFSTSHTVNGQTPLSGALGIIGATVMPHNLYLHSSVVQSRKLDHNNKKDIARAIRFSTFDSNIQLTVAFFVNSLLLIMGVAVFKTGSVTDPSFFGLFKALSNSTIMSNSILAHIASSGILSLLFAIALLASGQNSTITGTLTGQIIMEGFIHMKVPIWFRRIITRLISVIPVMICVLVTSGRSTVEEHIAINNLMNNSQVFLAFALPFSMLPLLIFTNSKVEMDDDFKNTWIIKILGWLSVIGLIYLNMKGLPNQIEGFWGDNPTHQQIILAHQIAHIIIISVILTLIWTIVELYKGNKKYSTMQQSAT, translated from the coding sequence ATGAATCTACAAAAAAATGATAAAACAAATAGTTTTATCCATTATGCAAACGGTCCTTCCCTAGAAGAAATAAATGGGACAATTGAAGTTCCTAAAGATTTGAGCTTTTTTAAAACTTTACTAGCTTATTCTGGACCGGGTGCACTTGTTGCTGTTGGTTATATGGATCCTGGAAATTGGTCCACTTCCATAACTGGCGGTCAAAATTTTCAATATTTACTAATTTCAATTATCTTAATGTCTAGTTTAATTGCTATGCTACTTCAATACATGTCAGCTAAGCTAGGTATTGTTACTCAGATGGATCTTGCTCAAGCTATCCGAGCAAGGACCAGTAAACAGTTGGGAATTGTCTTATGGATTCTCACTGAGCTTGCTATAATGGCAACAGATATTGCTGAAGTTATTGGTGGGGCTATTGCACTTTATTTACTGTTTCATATTCCACTTGCGATTGCTGTTTTCATTACAGTATTTGATGTATTACTCTTATTATTGTTGACAAAAATAGGAGTTCGAAAAATTGAAGCTCTAGTAGTTGCTTTAATATTGGTTATTTTCTTAGTTTTTGCATATCAAGTGGCTCTTTCTCATCCTATATGGACGGATATTTTTAAAGGTTTAGTACCTACATCTGAAGCTTTCTCAACCTCTCATACAGTAAATGGACAAACACCACTTTCAGGTGCCTTAGGCATTATTGGGGCAACTGTTATGCCACATAATCTTTATCTACATTCTTCAGTTGTTCAAAGTCGAAAACTAGATCATAATAACAAAAAAGATATCGCTAGAGCAATTAGGTTTTCAACTTTTGATTCAAATATTCAATTAACAGTAGCCTTTTTTGTTAATTCACTATTACTCATTATGGGCGTTGCTGTTTTCAAAACAGGAAGTGTTACTGATCCATCATTCTTTGGTCTATTTAAAGCACTATCTAATTCTACTATTATGAGTAATTCTATTTTAGCTCATATAGCAAGTTCAGGTATTTTATCACTTTTATTTGCAATAGCTTTATTAGCATCTGGACAGAATTCAACTATTACTGGAACATTAACAGGTCAAATTATTATGGAAGGATTTATTCATATGAAAGTTCCAATTTGGTTCCGTCGTATCATTACTCGCCTAATTTCTGTTATTCCTGTAATGATTTGTGTCTTAGTAACTAGTGGTAGAAGTACTGTTGAAGAACATATAGCTATTAATAACTTAATGAATAACTCTCAAGTCTTCTTAGCATTTGCATTACCATTCTCAATGTTACCTCTACTAATATTTACTAATAGTAAAGTTGAAATGGATGATGATTTTAAAAATACTTGGATAATTAAGATTCTTGGTTGGCTTTCAGTTATAGGATTAATTTATCTCAATATGAAGGGATTGCCAAATCAAATTGAAGGTTTTTGGGGAGATAACCCAACTCATCAACAAATTATTCTTGCGCATCAAATAGCTCATATCATCATTATTAGTGTAATACTAACTTTAATATGGACTATTGTTGAATTGTATAAAGGAAATAAAAAATACAGTACGATGCAACAAAGTGCAACTTAA
- a CDS encoding ABC transporter permease yields MLGLEFRKSIRGRTLFYIISTVALTYVLGYILPVGIDKIRHLTLGEFYFSTYTVFTQFGFLIFGFVIVYFFNKDYSDKCILYHYFSGYHLTKYFYTKLLVLFSEFFIAIIVCNILASLLWGYSLFYFLTTTILFSLVVLQYLLVVSTISILFSNMLVSIGVTIFYWITSIILVAIGGIFKVSAIFDASNSLYKIIGKLFSHPMTIDLTDFFIIVPYMICLSVISFLIVCLSNRRWLLNGM; encoded by the coding sequence ATGTTAGGATTGGAGTTTAGAAAGTCTATAAGAGGTAGAACATTATTTTATATTATATCTACTGTAGCTTTGACCTATGTATTAGGATATATTTTACCAGTAGGGATAGATAAAATAAGACATTTAACTTTGGGAGAATTTTACTTTAGTACCTACACAGTATTTACCCAATTTGGATTTTTAATATTCGGCTTTGTCATTGTATATTTCTTTAATAAAGATTACTCTGACAAATGTATTTTATATCACTATTTTTCAGGGTATCATCTAACTAAATACTTTTATACTAAACTGTTAGTATTATTTTCAGAATTTTTTATTGCTATAATAGTTTGCAATATATTAGCTTCATTGCTTTGGGGATATTCACTATTTTATTTTTTAACAACTACAATCTTATTTTCACTCGTTGTTCTACAGTATCTACTAGTCGTCTCAACTATTAGTATCCTGTTTTCTAATATGCTAGTTTCTATTGGAGTTACTATTTTTTATTGGATTACATCCATTATTTTAGTGGCAATTGGAGGAATTTTTAAAGTATCTGCTATTTTTGATGCTTCAAATTCTCTCTATAAAATAATAGGGAAACTTTTCTCACATCCGATGACTATTGATTTAACCGACTTTTTTATAATTGTTCCTTATATGATATGCCTTAGTGTAATTAGTTTTTTGATAGTGTGCTTATCAAATAGAAGATGGTTATTAAATGGAATGTAA
- a CDS encoding ATP-binding cassette domain-containing protein, with protein MFINNYTLKIGNRILLENTNLDFEEGEINHLLGRNGSGKSQLAKDFIINRGNYFSNDIYEDTLIISSYSNLPSDVTINDLERTIPWKLSKEIYQLLNINQISKTVKLKQLSDGQKQKVKLLVLLSLDKHIIILDEITNALDKKSVDEINVFLQNYIQYYPEKIIINISHDINNIRSLKGNYFLIDNQKICKVDTLDDAISWYLGE; from the coding sequence ATGTTTATTAATAATTACACCTTAAAAATAGGAAATAGAATACTTTTAGAGAATACTAACTTAGACTTTGAAGAAGGGGAAATAAATCATCTTTTAGGTAGGAATGGATCAGGTAAATCTCAACTAGCTAAAGATTTTATCATAAATAGAGGGAATTATTTTTCAAATGATATTTATGAAGACACGCTGATTATTTCGAGTTATTCTAATCTTCCTAGTGATGTTACCATTAACGATTTAGAAAGGACAATTCCGTGGAAGCTTTCTAAAGAAATTTATCAGTTATTGAATATTAATCAAATAAGTAAAACGGTTAAGTTAAAGCAATTAAGTGATGGGCAGAAACAAAAGGTGAAATTATTAGTTTTGTTGTCTTTAGACAAGCATATTATTATACTTGATGAAATTACTAATGCTTTAGATAAAAAGTCTGTTGATGAGATAAACGTATTTTTGCAAAACTATATTCAGTATTATCCCGAAAAAATTATTATTAATATTTCACATGATATCAATAATATCAGGTCTTTAAAGGGAAACTATTTTCTAATTGATAATCAAAAAATTTGTAAAGTAGACACATTAGATGATGCTATTAGTTGGTATTTAGGAGAATAA
- a CDS encoding epipeptide YydF family RiPP, which produces MKQKNIQREVKPILNDMSFAKVLTKKNELDNVNDLWYFVRSSKNRWVAGSAH; this is translated from the coding sequence ATGAAACAAAAAAATATTCAGAGAGAAGTAAAACCAATTCTAAATGATATGAGCTTTGCAAAAGTTCTAACTAAGAAAAACGAATTAGACAATGTAAACGATTTATGGTATTTTGTAAGAAGTTCAAAAAATAGATGGGTTGCTGGTTCAGCCCATTAA
- a CDS encoding site-2 protease family protein: MSKNLKTSEYQNYEIFGEDDLYIIKDKVRKKYYKLDYSDVLSMGVIFKDREEKISNFNYIFFVCSIIALEIVNVLILFYSHEEVVGITRDDFIKYLLIYFPFFIYFHELGHITFFKYFGRRVDKIGFKLNYIFPSFYVRMNDTYMLSKKEKIVVHLGGIFFSLILNNIMFTLGVCLKCTILIYLAKYMAIDILYNSIPLMNSDGYKVIIATRGVLEAKSFNENSMLVKVIKLCNIIFVILYTVWFIFNI; the protein is encoded by the coding sequence ATGTCAAAGAATTTGAAAACATCGGAGTATCAAAATTATGAGATATTTGGTGAAGATGATTTATATATAATTAAGGATAAAGTTAGAAAAAAATATTATAAATTGGACTATTCTGATGTACTAAGTATGGGTGTTATTTTCAAAGATAGGGAAGAAAAAATTTCAAATTTTAATTATATTTTTTTCGTATGTTCAATAATAGCTTTGGAAATAGTAAATGTGTTAATACTGTTTTATTCCCATGAAGAGGTAGTAGGTATAACGAGAGATGACTTTATTAAATATCTTCTGATTTACTTTCCCTTCTTTATTTATTTTCATGAATTAGGTCATATAACTTTTTTTAAGTATTTTGGTAGACGTGTAGATAAAATTGGTTTTAAATTAAATTATATTTTTCCTTCGTTTTATGTAAGAATGAATGATACATATATGTTAAGTAAAAAGGAGAAGATAGTTGTTCATTTAGGTGGAATATTTTTTAGTTTAATTTTGAATAATATCATGTTTACTCTGGGAGTATGTTTAAAATGTACAATTTTAATTTATTTAGCAAAATATATGGCAATAGACATTCTTTATAATTCTATCCCTTTAATGAATTCAGATGGTTATAAAGTAATAATTGCAACCAGAGGTGTTCTAGAAGCTAAGTCGTTTAATGAGAATTCAATGCTAGTTAAAGTAATTAAACTTTGTAATATTATTTTTGTTATTCTATACACAGTTTGGTTTATATTTAATATTTAA
- a CDS encoding YydG family radical SAM peptide epimerase has product MKSLVINLSQKCNAKCDHCCFSCLPNSVNCLTDEEIEAVVRYAETHEDVELVSLTGGEALLRKSKVLETIHRLSILGKDVTLITNGFWATNDKNTKSLLTSLRTAGLRYLTVSYDNYHSEYIPVDNIKRLFLHIKKFDIEVALNMVVDKKNRGVDLLDKLGESIFGVPITIVPASPVGRAKNLNMEDLYLKTIDELELTCPATGWEFVIHHDGYVYPCCSPSVFETNLRIGSIGDADISELEDKFYSNMLLYILKREGFTWFIDKMKLDLTGKKFVSSCEVCKFIFSDMNKIKSITDDIKEYYVKEFENIGVSKL; this is encoded by the coding sequence ATGAAGAGTTTAGTAATTAATCTCTCCCAAAAGTGTAATGCAAAGTGCGATCATTGTTGTTTTAGTTGCTTACCTAACTCTGTCAATTGTCTTACGGATGAAGAAATTGAAGCAGTAGTACGCTATGCGGAAACTCATGAAGATGTTGAACTAGTTTCTTTGACTGGCGGAGAAGCACTATTAAGAAAGAGCAAAGTCTTAGAAACTATTCATCGCTTATCGATTTTAGGTAAAGATGTTACGTTAATTACAAATGGCTTCTGGGCAACTAATGATAAAAATACGAAGAGTTTACTAACTTCTTTAAGAACAGCCGGTTTACGTTATTTAACCGTTAGTTATGACAACTATCATTCAGAGTATATCCCAGTAGATAATATAAAAAGATTATTTTTACATATAAAGAAGTTTGATATTGAAGTTGCACTTAATATGGTAGTAGATAAGAAAAATCGTGGTGTTGATTTATTAGATAAGTTAGGTGAGTCAATATTTGGTGTTCCTATTACGATTGTTCCTGCATCTCCAGTAGGTAGAGCCAAAAATCTAAATATGGAAGATTTGTATTTAAAAACGATAGATGAATTAGAACTTACATGTCCTGCAACGGGCTGGGAATTTGTGATTCATCATGATGGTTATGTTTATCCTTGTTGCTCTCCATCAGTTTTTGAGACGAATTTGAGAATTGGAAGTATTGGTGATGCTGATATATCAGAATTAGAGGATAAATTTTACTCTAATATGTTGTTGTATATATTAAAACGAGAAGGGTTTACTTGGTTTATAGACAAAATGAAATTAGATTTGACTGGTAAGAAATTTGTATCAAGTTGTGAGGTCTGTAAATTTATTTTTTCCGATATGAATAAAATAAAGAGTATTACAGATGATATAAAGGAGTATTATGTCAAAGAATTTGAAAACATCGGAGTATCAAAATTATGA